In the genome of Geotrypetes seraphini chromosome 16, aGeoSer1.1, whole genome shotgun sequence, one region contains:
- the JUNB gene encoding transcription factor jun-B, protein MCTKMEQPFYHDDASAFLGGYGRADAGPLKALAGLKGFFGADSLKLAAPELERLIIQSSDGLVTTSPAPYPYARGVTEEQEGFADGFVKALDDLHKLNQPAPPNVSLGACARRPEPPPVYAALSGYSPAPAYPTATISYLPFKEEPQTVPEASPPLSPIDMEDQERIKVERKRLRNRLAATKCRKRKLERIARLEDKVKALKAENAGLAGTAGALRQQVALLKRKVLGHVQHGCQLLQAL, encoded by the coding sequence ATGTGCACCAAGATGGAGCAGCCCTTCTACCACGACGACGCCTCCGCCTTCCTGGGCGGCTACGGCCGGGCCGACGCGGGGCCGCTGAAGGCGCTGGCCGGCCTCAAGGGCTTCTTCGGCGCCGACTCGCTCAAGCTGGCCGCGCCCGAGCTGGAGCGGCTGATCATCCAGAGCAGCGACGGCCTGGTGACCACCAGCCCCGCGCCCTACCCCTACGCCCGCGGCGTCACCGAGGAGCAGGAGGGCTTCGCCGACGGCTTCGTCAAGGCGCTCGACGACCTGCACAAGCTCAACCAGCCGGCGCCCCCCAACGTGTCCCTGGGCGCCTGCGCGCGCCGGCCCGAGCCGCCGCCCGTCTACGCGGCGCTGAGCGGCTACAGCCCGGCGCCCGCCTACCCGACGGCCACCATCAGCTACCTGCCCTTCAAGGAGGAGCCGCAGACGGTGCCCGAGGCCAGCCCGCCGCTGTCGCCCATCGACATGGAGGACCAGGAGCGCATCAAGGTGGAGCGCAAGCGGCTGCGCAACCGCCTGGCGGCCACCAAGTGCCGCAAGAGGAAGCTGGAGCGCATCGCCCGCCTCGAGGACAAGGTGAAGGCGCTCAAGGCCGAGAACGCGGGCCTGGCGGGCACGGCGGGCGCGCTCCGCCAGCAGGTGGCGCTGCTGAAGCGCAAGGTGCTGGGCCACGTGCAGCACGGCTGCCAGCTGCTGCAGGCCCTGTGA
- the PRDX2 gene encoding peroxiredoxin-2: MSSGYAHIGKPAPDFHATAVVNGEFKDLSLSDYRGKYVVLFFYPLDFTFVCPTEITAFNNSVATFHKLNCEVIGASVDSHFTHLAWINTPRKEGGIGPLNFPLVADLKHSIAKDYGVLKEDEGIAYRGLFIIDHKGILRQITVNDLPVGRSVEEVLRLVQAFQHTDTHGEVCPAGWRPGSSTIIPNVRDSKAYFAKEH, translated from the exons ATGTCTTCTGGGTATGCACATATCGGAAAACCAGCACCGGATTTCCATGCTACAGCTGTGGTGAATGGCGAGTTCAAGGATCTCAGCTTGTCTGATTACAGAG GGAAGTACGTGGTTTTGTTCTTCTATCCCCTGGACTTCACCTTTGTGTGCCCCACTGAGATCACCGCATTCAACAACAGCGTGGCAACCTTCCACAAGCTTAACTGTGAAGTGATTGGAGCCTCTGTGGACTCGCATTTCACCCATCTAGCCTG GATTAACACACCACGAAAAGAGGGGGGAATCGGGCCACTGAACTTCCCACTGGTGGCAGATCTGAAGCATTCCATTGCCAAAGACTATGGTGTGTTGAAGGAAGACGAAGGCATAGCTTACAG AGGCCTGTTCATTATCGATCATAAGGGAATTCTGAGACAGATTACTGTAAATGACCTGCCTGTTGGCCGCTCTGTGGAAGAAGTTCTCCGCCTTGTCCAGGCCTTCCAGCACACAGACACGCACGGAGAAG TTTGCCCTGCAGGCTGGAGGCCAGGAAGCAGTACCATCATTCCTAACGTCAGGGACAGCAAAGCCTACTTTGCCAAAGAACACTAG
- the RNASEH2A gene encoding ribonuclease H2 subunit A — MELAPFEQKNWGSSRLSSPVPPLCRTQQCCLGIDEAGRGPVLGPMVYGICFCPLSKKQDLEELKVADSKTLSEAERERLFEKLDSLKEYLGWALQILSPNVISTSMQQRVKYNLNALSHDTAIALIQYALDSGVQLREVFVDTVGPAEKYQEKLQERFPELEVTVKPKADALFPIVSAASICAKVARDYAVKHWKFLEDLEDVNLDYGSGYPNDPKTKEWLAKNLDPVFGYPQFVRFSWSTAQSILDSRAVPIRWDDSDGHEKASSKGSQSMLAFFGLKKDDMRRPAHRFFQERKLETARDL; from the exons ATGGAGCTCGCGCCGTTTGAGCAAAAGAACTGGGGCAGCAGCAGGCTGAGCTCCCCGGTGCCGCCTCTCTGCCGGACTCAGCAGTGCTGCCTGGGCATCGACGAGGCGGGCAGGGGCCCCGTGCTgg GTCCTATGGTTTATGGAATTTGTTTCTGTCCATTGTCCAAAAAGCAGGACTTGGAGGAACTGAAGGTGGCGG ACTCCAAAACATTGTCAGAAGCGGAGCGTGAACGACTGTTTGAGAAGCTGGACAGCTTGAAGGAGTACCTTGGCTGGGCACTGCAGATTCTCTCTCCTAATGTCATCTCCACAAGCATGCAGCAGAG AGTTAAATATAACCTGAATGCCTTGTCCCACGATACTGCTATCGCACTGATTCAGTATGCGCTGGATTCTGGCGTACAGCTCAGAGAG GTTTTTGTGGATACAGTGGGACCTGCAGAGAAGTACCAGGAGAAATTGCAAGAGCGGTTTCCTGAGCTGGAGGTCACAGTGAAGCCCAAAGCAGATGCACTTTTCCCGATTGTTAGCGCTGCCAGTATCTGTGCCAAG GTGGCCCGGGATTATGCTGTGAAACATTGGAAGTTCTTGGAAGATTTGGAGGATGTGAACTTGGACTATGGTTCTGGATACCCGAATG ATCCTAAGACGAAGGAGTGGCTGGCCAAGAACTTGGATCCTGTTTTTGGCTATCCCCAGTTTGTGCGTTTCAGCTGGAGCACGGCCCAGTCTATTCTAGACAGCAGAGCTGTCCCCATACGTTG ggATGACAGTGATGGGCACGAGAAGGCTTCTTCCAAGGGCAGCCAGTCCATGCTGGCTTTCTTTGGCTTGAAAAAGGATGACATGAGGCGTCCAGCCCATCGTTTCTTCCAGGAGAGGAAGCTGGAGACAGCAAGGGACTTGTAG